The genomic DNA ATCTCATCTCGTTCAGTAACATCTTGTTCAGTATCTATCCTCCGCTGTTTGCTGTTCTATTTGTATATTCAATTGGTGGAACAGCCATGAGTATCTATCTTGGAAAGGTAACTCTACCTCTGTTTAACCAATAAGTATTTCCCATGTTGTATGCAATTGAAACTCAGTTTAATGAAAACGTTGTACCCGTGTTTTCAGAATTTGGTTTCTTTAAACTTCATGCAAGAGAAAAAGGAAGCTGATTTTCATTACGGACTTGTGCGCGTCAGAGAAAATGCTGAATCCATTGCTTTCTATAGCGGTGAAGCAAATGAAATGCAACTTTTGCTACAACGCTTCACAAGTGCTTTCAAAAATATGAGTGTATGAATAATTTTATCTTCTTCTGTTTTCACTTCTCTGCATGCAGTTATGCTTAAGACTTGCTGTTTTTTCTAAAGTTACCTTTGGTACGCAGATGCCCACGAGGTTTGATCTAGAGCATGATGTTCTGTttgcatttaatatttttactgATTCAAAATTACTATGCATGTAgattgttatgccatgcacATCCAACTGATTGTGTTTTACTCATATTCCAACCTTGCAGAAATTGTTGATATGTTCAAGAAATGTCGACTTTTTCACCAGTTGGTACATCTATCTTGTTCAGATTCTTCCCGCTGCTGTTGTTGCCCCTATGTATTTCTCAGGCAAAATTGGGTTTGGTGTCATTAATCAGTCCACATCTGCTTTCAATCATATTCTTGATGATTTCTCCCTTATTGTCTACGAAATTCAGGCTATCAGTGCATTTGCAGCTGTAATTAATCGACTTGGTATTGTCTCTGtatctttatttatatatttgctATAACGAGGATCTGTTACGTAACTTTGATTTGACCATATAGAACTTCATAAGGAAGCTTTCTAATTTGCATGATATAACGGGGTCTTAAGATTGAACGAATATGGATTAGAGTCTCACTAGAAGGACACGGACAAAATATTGGCACGTTTTCTTATCGATATTTTAATTTCTATTCATGGTTATTGCCTTCCTAGAGTCAGTCAGAGAGTTACCGACATCATTTGCCCACATCGTATAACTTTTTGTACTTGTTGAGGCCATTTGAAGCCATCTTCAATAATATTTGTTATGACTAGGGATGCAAAAACTACTAGAATGTGACCAAAATTTCAACTCAACTTTTCTATTCTGCACCATAGCTTTTATGTTGTACTTACcacttttttaaaacaaatctTTTATACTTGAAGTTATGAGGTTAACTCTTCAAGTTAATTAGATTTATTTTATTGTCTACAGATTCATAATAATGTGTTCTTGTCATTTTGTCTGACCCTGTTAATATTTTTATCTATGATGTTCAATATGGCAATGCTCTCTTATGTCTCCGTTCAAGGAGATCTTTAATGGCATAGATGTATGTTAAATTTGAATACTTATTTACCTAGTGATATCCGAAACATACAGGTGAATTTGACGATCTGTTGGATAGGAGCAAGTCGGAATGCCATTCTGACCCCTCAGAAGGGATAAGTTTAATATATAGTAACGTCAAAAGTTTACCGGAACCGGAGTCAAATGGATCCATTCCCATAGAAAAGCAACAAAAGTTGGTGGATATAGAACACTTGACTGTGGAGACTCCAAGTGGTACTGCATTGGTTAGGAATCTATCGTTGGTAATCAACAAGAATGAGCATTTATTGGTTAGTAACTCCATTGTTCTATTGAATTTATCATTAGTTTAGTAAGTATATCTTGACTGGGAGCTGAAGAACTTTTCCCGTATATGATCATTTGAACAGGTAACAGGACCAAGTGGGAGCGGTAAAACATCTTTGTTAAGAGCTATGTGCGGTCTTTGGAGTACTGGAAAAGGAAAAGTCATATTCTATGTGAAGGACGGAGAGGATAATCAACCGTCCATTTCTTCTGGTGCAGTAGTTCTTGAGGTAGATACTGGTAGTGATAAATGTGGGGAACTTGGAAGGCCCTCGAATAGGAATTATGAAGGCATATTTTTCCTTCCCCAAAAACCATATATGGTATTGGGAACACTACGCCAACAGTTGCTTTATCCTACATGGGCTGAGGACACAAGATAAACCTTTAAGAGCATCTctaaatgagatgtcaaattttgaacataaaatttaaatttgacacccgatgtggcattttgacatcttttaaagtttttattatccatccgatatgtcaaattaaattattattttattatattataaaataaatcattaaattaataaaaacttaattgCAAAAGGCGACTGTTTCCCTTATATATTAGTCAGGGtgtgttaaaaagaaaagaggagtCAACAGTAACATTAATTGCAATGATgattaaactaataaaaaaacattaataattaattttgaagctgctgtcaaatttgacagcaactcTCTTGCTGCCAATTCATGTCATCACCACATAGGATTTGACATTTCGGTTGGAAAACATTAATGTGgtctttttttactgttatagctTATGTGGATATTTTGACACCTtctttagagatgctctaagatGGAAAGTTGACGTCCTAAGAACTAAATGCATTGCAGATTTGTATCTCTTTGAATATTTGTGATTATACTAGATGAGCAATGAACTCGAATTCAATGTACATGAAAGCAACAACATTTATACAATAAGAGGGGAAACGATGAAGTTAAGAATCGATTAACTTGTGCGGGAACAAAGTGAGGTGGCAGACAACCTATTCAATCAATAGTAGtgaatcccacatcgaccaagtGCGGTCAAAGAGTTGAGGAGAAGGggtataaataaaaaaggacgAGCACGTAGACGAGCACTTACCTGGACAGGGTCTATGGGCAATCAAAAATACCCATGGCCTAGGTTGGTAACTTTTATTGCACTTTGAAGGGGTGCCTGCCTATGGTCTCCTCAAAGTAGGAGAGCCAATGTCATaatttgttgccgtgggggctTGCGTTCGCGCAGCCCCTATCCAATATACGCCAAATTGTTTTGTAATATTGAATTATTGTTGTATTTGAAACGAATATAGTTGTAGTATTAAGTTGTGCGATTAATATGACTGGCCAAAACCATGTGGTCATGCATGCTTTTGGTCCAGAATGTCATGTTAAGAAATTTTTCTGAGCGTGAATCCCGCATTGAAGAACGAAAAGACGGTTTTATCATGAAACTCCAACATTTCTCATTCATGTTCTATTTTAGTTAGAatgttaaactggtaatttcataaaattttggttgacaataagtgttttattaattaatagagataagGTCCCAGAAATATTTTCATTTCAAACTGGAGCAAAGTTTTCGTGTTATTTGAAGGAGCTAGGAAACTAAGAAAAGGCCGATTCAGCAACACTTTCAGCAAATACTCAAGTTTTCCGCCTCATGCCTAATGGAATCAAAGAGTGCAGAAGACAGATAACGCTCTCCAAAACTGGGGAACACAGCCTGCACAAGTAACAAATAAATGGAATAAGTTCGTGGAGTGTAATTGCATTTGATTACGAACTGACAATTCCAAGTCAAGTTTTAGGGAAGAAATCGTATAAGCTTAAGGGTCAGTGCAAAATCAGACTTACAACAATGAGTTTTCCAGCATATTCCGGCCTCTTAGCCAACTTTATTGCAGCAGCGGCCGCAGCACCGGATGAAATCCCCACCTGCAATATTAATTTGCTCTCACAGTCAGCCCCGTAAATGGAAAAATGATGAATGCGTGCAACAAGAGGAGTCTCAAATTTCTCGTCTAAGAATCTAATGGAGAGTAACAAACTCCTAGCACTGACACAAAAGTGAAAGCGATGCTAACTAATTGATACCATACCAGAAGACCTTCTTTCAGGGCAAGCTGCTTCGCGGTGTCAATTGCTTCCTCACTCGTTACCTAAAATGTTACATAAACATCAGCAGTCGTTAACGAGAAATTCGTGCTTGTATTAGAGTTGTTGGCaccaaaatgaaacaagaacttGTAGAACTGACATGCAATAAAATGAGCTGAACGCTTACTTGAATAACTTCGTCAAGCAAACTAATGTCCAGAACTACAGGTAGGATACCGGCACCAATTCCTTGGATCAGATGCTTCCCTTTGACACAAAGGAGAAATATTACAAATCCACATATGCATCAGCCAATATAGGTGGACAAAATCTCAAATCCTATGGAACGGTAA from Pyrus communis chromosome 17, drPyrComm1.1, whole genome shotgun sequence includes the following:
- the LOC137722189 gene encoding ABC transporter D family member 2, chloroplastic-like — translated: MAAQENAWLQREVPKLRPLLRRLWKVAAPYWSSEDKVQARIRLAIVFALTLATTGISVGFNFVGRDFYNALSDKNQKQFTKQLLYYLAAFAGGIPIFVLRYYARQTLSLRWRAWMTKHYMDRYLSNQAFYKIQSQSMIDNPDQRIVDDLNSFTGTALSFTVTIFDAVIDLISFSNILFSIYPPLFAVLFVYSIGGTAMSIYLGKNLVSLNFMQEKKEADFHYGLVRVRENAESIAFYSGEANEMQLLLQRFTSAFKNMSKLLICSRNVDFFTSWYIYLVQILPAAVVAPMYFSGKIGFGVINQSTSAFNHILDDFSLIVYEIQAISAFAAVINRLGEFDDLLDRSKSECHSDPSEGISLIYSNVKSLPEPESNGSIPIEKQQKLVDIEHLTVETPSGTALVRNLSLVINKNEHLLVTGPSGSGKTSLLRAMCGLWSTGKGKVIFYVKDGEDNQPSISSGAVVLEVDTGSDKCGELGRPSNRNYEGIFFLPQKPYMVLGTLRQQLLYPTWAEDTR